One Methylosarcina fibrata AML-C10 DNA segment encodes these proteins:
- a CDS encoding peptidoglycan DD-metalloendopeptidase family protein, which produces MDLNPCFFRLISASFLLLTSGCTPRADLAPVVVHNQRFSSFTQETESPYRNGLPGRETTAATEQNQVDGAKNKVDNSGRPEEKSRKSNHSGAAPIPSGTKLQTVESPGALPHAVELPGDRPDVPIANRHPAPPPQPPDGKHGNRPSRPLTDDPSGTRNGKTKPAAAISTNSTRRSKKTVRRSPTEEKAVSSEKRIKLKKNSAISIDSKNMLMLSFQWPLKGKIKKNFSQTDSKGIDILGTRGQTVKASEAGKVVYSGQGLIGFGNLLIIKHNNDYLSAYANNSSLMVKEGQKVRRGQDIARLGAAVSKKPVLHFEIRKNGKSVNPLSLLPDK; this is translated from the coding sequence ATGGATTTAAACCCCTGCTTTTTCCGATTGATTTCGGCGTCGTTTCTGTTGCTGACGTCCGGCTGTACGCCTCGCGCGGATCTCGCTCCGGTCGTCGTGCACAATCAGCGTTTCAGCAGCTTCACCCAGGAAACGGAAAGCCCATACCGGAATGGCTTGCCGGGTCGTGAAACGACTGCGGCCACCGAACAAAATCAGGTCGACGGCGCTAAAAATAAGGTTGATAATAGCGGCCGGCCGGAAGAAAAGAGCCGAAAATCGAATCATTCCGGAGCCGCACCGATACCGTCCGGGACGAAACTTCAGACGGTCGAATCACCCGGCGCCCTGCCCCATGCCGTTGAACTTCCAGGCGATCGGCCGGACGTGCCGATCGCGAACCGTCATCCGGCACCGCCGCCTCAGCCGCCGGATGGAAAGCACGGCAACAGGCCCAGCCGTCCCCTGACGGACGATCCCTCCGGAACACGAAACGGCAAGACAAAGCCGGCGGCTGCGATCTCGACCAATTCCACCCGCAGAAGCAAAAAAACCGTCCGGCGATCCCCTACCGAGGAAAAGGCCGTCTCGTCGGAAAAACGCATCAAATTGAAAAAAAATTCAGCCATTTCAATTGATAGTAAAAATATGCTAATGTTAAGCTTTCAATGGCCGCTAAAAGGAAAAATTAAAAAAAATTTTTCCCAAACCGATAGTAAAGGCATCGACATCCTCGGCACTCGCGGACAGACGGTAAAGGCTTCGGAAGCCGGAAAAGTCGTTTACAGCGGACAAGGCCTCATTGGATTCGGTAATTTACTGATCATCAAACACAATAACGACTATTTGAGCGCCTACGCCAACAACAGCAGCCTGATGGTCAAAGAAGGACAGAAAGTACGAAGAGGCCAGGATATCGCCAGACTCGGCGCGGCGGTATCGAAAAAGCCCGTGCTGCATTTTGAAATTAGAAAAAACGGAAAGTCGGTCAACCCGCTTTCCTTGTTGCCAGACAAATGA
- the mobB gene encoding molybdopterin-guanine dinucleotide biosynthesis protein B — MKNVLVPVLGFAAASGTGKTTLLEQLIPMLRQRGLKVGLIKHSHHSFDIDHPGKDSFRLRAAGASPVMLISRKRRAIITEFAAQDEPRLDDQLKAFDQTGLDLILVEGFKSEPIPKIELHREALNRPMLYPEDPHIFAVASDSPLALPGRLVRLDINQPRLIAEFVLNWSASRQ; from the coding sequence ATGAAAAATGTTCTCGTCCCTGTTTTGGGTTTTGCCGCCGCCAGCGGTACCGGGAAGACCACGTTGCTGGAGCAACTCATTCCCATGTTGAGACAACGGGGATTGAAGGTCGGTTTAATCAAACACAGCCATCACAGCTTTGACATCGACCATCCGGGAAAAGACAGCTTCCGCTTGCGTGCAGCCGGAGCGTCTCCGGTGATGCTGATATCGCGGAAGAGGCGCGCCATCATAACCGAATTTGCCGCTCAAGACGAACCCCGGCTGGACGACCAGCTCAAGGCGTTCGACCAGACCGGCCTGGACCTTATTCTGGTGGAAGGATTCAAGTCGGAACCGATTCCCAAAATCGAGCTGCACAGAGAAGCTCTGAATCGGCCGATGCTTTATCCCGAAGATCCCCATATCTTCGCGGTTGCCAGCGACAGTCCTTTAGCCTTGCCGGGCCGTCTGGTCCGGCTGGACATCAATCAGCCGAGGCTGATCGCCGAATTCGTTTTGAACTGGAGCGCGAGCCGTCAATGA
- the moeA gene encoding molybdopterin molybdotransferase MoeA, which produces MKDRCSLEPNPLLSVEEARENIVAAVESVAGREKTSLNEALGRILSQTVYSPIDIPCDRNSAMDGYAFSSRDIMPGQPFSLRLAGSSWAGRPFDGQLQAGECIRIFTGAVVPPAADSVVMQEAVAAEDQNILFPADTAARQNIREAGEDVEQGGLLVTEGKKLTPMDIALLAAAGIVEVDVKRRLRIAYFSTGDELTALGRPLEPGKIYDSNRYGLGGLLKDPAYSIADLGRIPDNRERLAACLLEAARNFDVLITTGGVSVGEADYMKELLAELGRVHLWKVAIKPGKPLAFGMIDRCCYFGLPGNPVSVFVTFHQLVEPALRRLSGTHPGQRLRIKAVCTSRLKKAPGRQEFQRGILAQNADGDYFVSAAGGQGSHRLEPMSRSQCYIVLPADCRGVQPGETVLVEPFGLFL; this is translated from the coding sequence ATGAAGGATCGTTGCAGCCTGGAACCGAACCCGCTTCTGTCCGTCGAGGAAGCGAGAGAGAACATAGTCGCCGCGGTCGAGTCCGTGGCGGGACGGGAAAAAACCTCTTTGAACGAGGCGCTCGGGCGCATCCTTTCGCAAACCGTTTATTCGCCGATCGACATTCCCTGCGACAGGAACTCGGCGATGGACGGCTATGCCTTCAGCAGCCGCGACATCATGCCGGGGCAGCCTTTCAGCTTGCGCCTGGCCGGCAGCTCGTGGGCGGGCCGGCCGTTCGACGGTCAATTGCAGGCAGGCGAATGCATCCGGATCTTTACCGGAGCCGTGGTGCCGCCGGCGGCCGATTCCGTCGTCATGCAGGAAGCGGTGGCCGCCGAAGACCAAAACATTCTTTTTCCGGCCGATACCGCAGCCCGTCAAAACATCCGGGAGGCGGGCGAGGACGTTGAGCAGGGCGGCCTGCTGGTGACCGAAGGCAAAAAACTGACGCCCATGGACATCGCTTTACTGGCGGCCGCCGGTATTGTCGAGGTTGACGTGAAGCGGCGCCTGCGCATCGCTTATTTTTCGACCGGGGACGAGTTGACCGCGCTCGGTCGTCCTCTGGAACCCGGCAAGATTTACGACAGCAACCGTTACGGACTGGGCGGATTATTGAAGGATCCTGCATACAGCATCGCCGATCTGGGCCGCATCCCCGACAACAGAGAGCGACTTGCCGCCTGCCTGCTTGAAGCGGCAAGAAATTTCGACGTCCTCATTACGACGGGCGGCGTTTCGGTGGGAGAAGCCGATTACATGAAGGAGTTGCTGGCCGAACTCGGCCGGGTCCATTTGTGGAAAGTCGCGATCAAGCCCGGAAAACCCCTGGCGTTCGGCATGATCGACCGATGCTGTTATTTCGGCTTGCCGGGCAACCCGGTTTCCGTATTCGTCACCTTCCATCAACTGGTCGAGCCGGCGTTGAGACGGCTTTCGGGTACGCATCCGGGCCAGCGTTTGCGGATCAAGGCGGTTTGCACTTCCAGGCTGAAAAAAGCGCCTGGCAGGCAGGAGTTCCAGCGCGGCATTCTTGCCCAGAATGCGGACGGCGATTATTTTGTGTCGGCGGCGGGCGGCCAGGGCTCTCACCGGTTGGAACCGATGAGCCGAAGCCAGTGTTACATCGTGCTGCCGGCCGATTGCCGGGGAGTGCAGCCCGGCGAAACGGTTCTGGTCGAGCCGTTCGGTCTGTTTCTGTAA
- a CDS encoding DnaJ domain-containing protein, with product MIRIVLILFLLVVAFYGLRTFLKTSPAVLARHFKSLLLIMALLAFLYSAFAGWLGWLAALAGVVMATLFRLLPVLLQYAPQLHRLWLEWTAANQRKRGYQRPPGVKDGMTIAEAYEVLGLKAGASEQEILAAHRRLMQKIHPDRGGSDYLAAKINLAKKILLKK from the coding sequence TTGATCCGTATCGTTTTGATTCTTTTTCTGCTCGTCGTCGCATTTTATGGTTTGCGGACCTTTTTGAAAACGTCGCCGGCGGTTCTGGCTCGCCACTTCAAATCCCTGCTGCTGATCATGGCATTGCTCGCCTTTCTGTATTCCGCTTTCGCCGGATGGCTGGGCTGGCTCGCTGCTCTCGCAGGGGTCGTCATGGCCACCCTGTTCAGGCTGCTCCCGGTTCTTCTCCAATACGCCCCCCAATTGCACCGGTTGTGGCTGGAGTGGACGGCCGCCAATCAGCGCAAACGGGGCTATCAGCGCCCTCCCGGCGTAAAGGACGGCATGACGATTGCCGAGGCCTATGAAGTCCTGGGGCTCAAAGCCGGCGCCTCCGAGCAGGAAATCCTTGCCGCTCACCGAAGATTGATGCAAAAAATACATCCCGACCGAGGCGGATCGGATTATCTGGCGGCCAAAATCAATTTGGCCAAAAAGATTTTGTTAAAAAAATAA